A genomic window from bacterium includes:
- a CDS encoding transglycosylase SLT domain-containing protein, whose protein sequence is MAVNIFDPKPAAPEAPTSSSDIFAGTPLAGVSQSSNRAATPEQIRRWVEQYARQYGVPLDLALRLVNQESGFRSNAVSSAGAIGPAQLMPATARELGVNPRDPEANVRAGMDYLAQKYREFGNWQEALAAYNAGSGAVRSGRALSIPETANYVRSILSGTAFASRPAEASARPGGVDIFAPPTTAPTLTIPGGADIFAPGAAQPATSATKPAVQEHEGVLQYGMDLLHGIERGLTLGFIRPEDAKTQAGRIVEGIGNMIGQTPAVILAMMATEGLAAPMLLRVGLAGAMVGTGEAGVGSAVHGEPVSRIPGAAVSSGASFMAGEGILRLFAPIIRAIASKLGRSAESVAEDVARQARQTGQTPQQILDRINRGADQLSLFDEGARQGLVEQAAERRTPSPASLIRGLAGTGLESQPVGIVAPGFKAANELTDAVQQFVRNTLTPEPAAGSIEDRLYTLGTRSQEAEIRARHLLESIQGTMREADPENVLIHYDENHSIPLTPEQRQVYDTVIRPLKDATAQIFARLRGLDPNTLPDEFTNHYVQERGNLVDRALSGARRGFSLGGRLSTAASFLKGRTMKAIEDDQGHRYVVAIKDGRVTAFANGVREDLGAFKFRTLDELKAQELAPIQRRIGKLSQDIRALSSVKTLNLPQRVTQLESEIDSLTSGLAGAADEAGVPLDARIQAQKRDLAAAVRELKTLQGPARNVTRLQGRLNTLAQKVEDLKAIALEIGTRYDPASAKQRVFVPSKGSLAGRRFTVRDATIKEIESNTDLRYHKDILATRLLTYLKAVRVNNNLEFLETLKTDPQFASIGR, encoded by the coding sequence GTGGCTGTCAACATCTTCGATCCGAAACCTGCCGCTCCGGAGGCGCCGACAAGTTCGTCGGACATCTTCGCAGGGACTCCGCTCGCGGGCGTCTCGCAGTCCTCTAATCGTGCGGCGACGCCTGAGCAAATTCGGCGATGGGTCGAGCAATATGCACGTCAGTACGGCGTGCCGCTTGACCTTGCGCTCCGCCTGGTGAATCAAGAATCGGGCTTCCGATCCAACGCCGTTTCTTCGGCGGGCGCGATTGGTCCGGCGCAACTCATGCCTGCCACGGCAAGAGAACTCGGGGTGAATCCGCGTGACCCGGAAGCCAACGTCCGGGCGGGCATGGATTACTTGGCGCAGAAGTACCGCGAATTCGGAAACTGGCAGGAGGCGCTCGCGGCTTACAATGCCGGGTCTGGGGCGGTGCGGTCGGGACGCGCCCTCAGCATCCCTGAGACCGCGAACTATGTCCGCTCCATCCTGTCAGGTACGGCGTTCGCTTCACGCCCAGCGGAGGCGTCTGCTCGACCGGGAGGCGTCGATATTTTCGCGCCCCCGACGACGGCGCCGACTCTGACGATTCCGGGGGGCGCAGACATCTTCGCGCCCGGCGCCGCTCAGCCCGCCACGTCGGCGACAAAGCCTGCCGTCCAAGAGCATGAAGGCGTCTTGCAGTACGGCATGGATTTGCTCCACGGCATCGAGCGCGGCCTGACGCTTGGCTTCATCCGTCCCGAGGACGCGAAGACGCAGGCCGGTCGGATCGTGGAAGGCATCGGGAACATGATCGGTCAGACGCCTGCTGTCATCCTCGCGATGATGGCGACCGAGGGTCTAGCAGCCCCGATGCTCCTGCGCGTGGGCCTCGCTGGTGCGATGGTCGGAACGGGTGAAGCAGGCGTTGGCTCCGCCGTCCATGGCGAGCCTGTCTCTCGAATCCCTGGCGCGGCTGTGTCGAGCGGCGCATCCTTCATGGCCGGTGAAGGAATTCTGCGACTCTTCGCCCCCATCATCCGTGCCATCGCTTCGAAGCTCGGACGGTCTGCCGAGTCGGTCGCTGAAGATGTAGCGCGACAGGCCCGCCAAACCGGACAGACCCCTCAGCAGATCCTCGACCGCATCAACCGAGGCGCAGACCAACTCTCGCTGTTCGATGAGGGGGCTCGCCAAGGACTCGTCGAGCAAGCCGCAGAGCGTCGGACGCCTTCTCCGGCCTCGCTGATTCGCGGACTTGCGGGCACCGGCTTGGAGTCTCAACCCGTAGGCATCGTCGCGCCGGGCTTCAAGGCGGCGAACGAGTTGACCGATGCCGTTCAGCAGTTCGTCCGCAATACGCTCACGCCTGAGCCCGCTGCCGGGTCGATTGAAGATCGCCTGTACACCTTGGGGACACGAAGCCAGGAGGCCGAGATCCGGGCGCGTCACCTCTTGGAATCCATCCAGGGGACCATGCGCGAGGCGGACCCGGAGAACGTCCTCATCCACTACGACGAGAACCACTCCATCCCGCTGACGCCTGAGCAGCGCCAAGTCTACGACACGGTGATTCGTCCGCTGAAGGATGCGACGGCGCAGATCTTCGCCCGACTCCGGGGGCTCGACCCCAACACACTGCCGGACGAGTTCACGAATCACTACGTCCAAGAGCGAGGCAACCTCGTAGACCGTGCGCTGTCGGGGGCGCGGCGTGGGTTCTCCCTCGGAGGACGCCTCTCGACCGCTGCTTCTTTCCTGAAGGGCCGCACCATGAAGGCCATCGAGGACGATCAGGGGCACCGCTACGTCGTGGCGATCAAAGACGGGCGCGTGACCGCGTTTGCGAACGGGGTGAGGGAAGACCTTGGGGCGTTCAAGTTCCGGACGTTGGACGAGTTGAAGGCACAAGAACTCGCCCCTATCCAACGGCGCATCGGCAAGTTGAGTCAGGACATCCGGGCGCTGTCTAGCGTCAAGACGTTGAACCTCCCGCAGCGAGTGACGCAGTTGGAGAGCGAGATTGACAGCCTCACCAGTGGGCTCGCAGGCGCGGCGGATGAGGCAGGCGTCCCGCTCGATGCTCGGATTCAAGCACAGAAGCGCGACCTCGCCGCTGCGGTGCGGGAGTTGAAGACGCTTCAGGGGCCAGCGCGGAACGTGACGCGCCTACAGGGGCGGCTGAACACGCTCGCGCAGAAGGTCGAAGACTTGAAGGCTATCGCGTTGGAGATCGGGACGCGCTACGACCCTGCGTCCGCCAAGCAGCGCGTCTTCGTGCCGTCGAAGGGGTCGCTCGCTGGGCGCCGGTTCACGGTGCGGGATGCGACGATCAAAGAGATCGAGTCCAACACTGACCTGCGCTACCACAAGGACATCTTGGCGACTCGGCTCCTGACGTACCTGAAGGCGGTGCGCGTCAACAACAACCTGGAGTTCCTGGAGACGCTGAAGACCGATCCGCAGTTCGCGAGCATCGGCAGAAA